From Halomarina salina, the proteins below share one genomic window:
- a CDS encoding ABC transporter substrate-binding protein, whose amino-acid sequence MLAVAGASGMAALAGCSGGDPESDGNGSGDGNGGGGGGGNNSSNGGGNQVYDATYVNAYTGNPVDLHFNSQATQNFSWPAGRAVFAPFLKYSFNKSTFLLGALSDLQIQDQEVTLTFREDLSWDNGDDWTTEDFDVQMQLAKKTGMTIWGYLDGYEIDDERTATLQLSGPTNPQIIKFELTNFFVDVKKEVHGEFVDQDAAEFLQWSYEEPVASGPFSFVTKDQQAFEFERNENFYDADNVNFGTYLIESYGGNTAQHQALMGNQVDAATSLFTPPEIKNQFPDHVVEVNVPAKWGYGIVFNHDDPVFGQRAVRQAVAHVINRQAIVDNAGPESKFVAPSPCGIAPRDQEYWLGDWFGDFETYGPESSQTDKATQLLEDAGFSKQGGTWTDGDGNKASGQYYTPAGWTDWTTMTQTVVSQLNDFGFDFSISSKPTNDWFNQYSNSNFKMGALYWLPGGSRSAFPYFPLYYQLWESEIGGGHNYREIAQSEQTIPARGGGEMTLTPLDTVKEIARQPSDEESRPFVQEAAWHNHIDLPFLGLVSKFEQSWTTNDEWTVAPEGSENRRVKWPQFWWPQTGDLQYKG is encoded by the coding sequence ATGCTGGCGGTGGCCGGCGCGTCCGGCATGGCTGCCCTCGCGGGGTGTAGTGGTGGTGACCCGGAGTCCGACGGCAACGGTAGCGGCGACGGGAACGGCGGTGGCGGTGGTGGCGGTAACAACAGCAGCAACGGCGGCGGTAACCAGGTCTACGACGCGACCTACGTCAACGCGTACACCGGTAATCCGGTCGACCTCCACTTCAACAGCCAGGCGACCCAGAACTTCAGCTGGCCCGCGGGACGGGCCGTCTTCGCCCCCTTCCTGAAGTACTCGTTCAACAAGAGCACGTTCCTCCTCGGCGCCCTCAGCGACCTCCAGATCCAGGACCAGGAGGTCACGCTCACGTTCCGCGAGGACCTGTCGTGGGACAACGGCGACGACTGGACCACCGAGGACTTCGACGTGCAGATGCAGCTCGCGAAGAAGACCGGGATGACCATCTGGGGCTATCTCGACGGGTACGAGATCGACGACGAGCGCACCGCTACCCTCCAGCTCTCCGGGCCGACGAACCCCCAGATCATCAAGTTCGAGCTGACGAACTTCTTCGTGGACGTGAAGAAGGAGGTCCACGGGGAGTTCGTCGACCAGGACGCGGCGGAGTTCCTCCAGTGGTCCTACGAGGAGCCGGTCGCGAGCGGGCCGTTCTCGTTCGTCACCAAGGACCAGCAGGCGTTCGAGTTCGAGCGCAACGAGAACTTCTACGACGCCGACAACGTCAACTTCGGGACGTACCTCATCGAGAGCTACGGTGGGAACACCGCCCAGCACCAGGCGCTGATGGGCAACCAGGTCGACGCGGCGACCAGCCTGTTCACGCCGCCGGAGATCAAGAACCAGTTCCCCGACCACGTCGTCGAGGTGAACGTCCCCGCGAAGTGGGGGTACGGTATCGTCTTCAACCACGACGACCCCGTGTTCGGTCAGCGGGCGGTCCGCCAGGCGGTCGCTCACGTCATCAACCGGCAGGCCATCGTCGACAACGCGGGTCCCGAGTCGAAGTTCGTCGCTCCGTCGCCCTGTGGCATCGCGCCTCGCGACCAGGAGTACTGGCTCGGTGACTGGTTCGGCGACTTCGAGACCTACGGTCCGGAGTCGAGCCAGACCGACAAGGCGACGCAGCTCCTCGAGGACGCCGGCTTCTCCAAGCAGGGCGGGACCTGGACCGACGGCGACGGCAACAAGGCCAGCGGGCAGTACTACACGCCGGCGGGCTGGACCGACTGGACGACGATGACCCAGACGGTCGTCAGCCAGCTCAACGACTTCGGGTTCGACTTCTCCATCAGCTCCAAGCCGACCAACGACTGGTTCAACCAGTACTCCAACAGCAACTTCAAGATGGGTGCGCTGTACTGGCTGCCGGGCGGGTCGCGCTCGGCGTTCCCGTACTTCCCGCTGTACTACCAGCTCTGGGAGTCCGAGATCGGCGGCGGGCACAACTACCGCGAGATCGCCCAGTCCGAACAGACGATTCCCGCCCGCGGCGGCGGCGAGATGACGCTCACTCCGCTGGACACGGTCAAAGAGATCGCACGCCAGCCGTCCGACGAGGAGTCGCGGCCGTTCGTCCAGGAGGCGGCGTGGCACAACCACATCGACCTGCCGTTCCTCGGCCTCGTCTCGAAGTTCGAACAGTCGTGGACGACGAACGACGAGTGGACGGTCGCACCCGAGGGGAGCGAGAACCGGCGCGTCAAGTGGCCGCAGTTCTGGTGGCCGCAGACGGGCGACCTGCAGTACAAGGGATAG
- a CDS encoding ABC transporter permease — protein MNYYLRRTARIPLTVLAVATLTFGLIRLLPGGPFTQLRLELLRQGVPVEQVDARIEALQNIRPDAPLWQQYLDYLAGVARLDLGESISLGVPVMDVIARALPWTVLLVVVSTVLMFVFGVLIGAIQAYWEGSRFDKALSGGSIFVMAVPYYIFAVIFVYLLAYQWGWFPTGNAHARGVTPGFNLDFLVSVAKHAVLPILAFTIGGIGSTALSMRSNSVQVLGEEFVEVARLRGLGDGRIATRYVAQNAILPMYTGLLLLIGFRLGGTVVLEEIFSYPGLGYYLISAVNANDYPLMMGCFLVITVTLVVGVYIADLTYGLIDPRISTGDADGY, from the coding sequence ATGAACTACTACCTCAGACGGACGGCTAGGATTCCGCTCACCGTGTTAGCGGTCGCCACGCTCACGTTCGGACTGATTCGCCTGCTTCCGGGGGGACCGTTCACGCAGTTGCGTCTCGAACTGCTCCGCCAGGGTGTGCCCGTCGAACAGGTCGACGCGCGCATCGAGGCGCTCCAGAACATCCGGCCCGACGCGCCGCTGTGGCAGCAGTACCTCGACTACCTCGCCGGGGTCGCGCGACTGGACCTCGGGGAGTCCATCTCGCTCGGCGTCCCCGTCATGGACGTCATCGCCAGGGCGCTCCCCTGGACGGTGTTACTCGTCGTCGTCTCGACGGTGTTGATGTTCGTCTTCGGCGTCCTGATCGGTGCGATACAGGCCTACTGGGAGGGCTCCCGGTTCGACAAGGCGCTCTCGGGCGGGTCCATCTTCGTGATGGCCGTGCCGTACTACATCTTCGCGGTCATCTTCGTCTACCTGCTGGCCTACCAGTGGGGGTGGTTCCCGACCGGGAACGCGCACGCACGCGGCGTCACCCCAGGCTTCAACCTCGACTTCCTGGTGAGCGTCGCGAAGCACGCGGTGCTCCCGATCCTCGCGTTCACCATCGGCGGTATCGGGTCGACGGCGCTCAGCATGCGCTCGAACAGCGTCCAGGTGCTCGGCGAGGAGTTCGTCGAGGTCGCACGGCTCCGCGGCCTCGGTGACGGACGCATCGCAACCCGCTACGTCGCCCAGAACGCCATCCTGCCGATGTACACGGGCCTGCTCCTGTTGATCGGGTTCCGGCTCGGGGGCACGGTCGTCCTCGAGGAGATCTTCTCGTACCCCGGGCTCGGCTACTACCTCATCTCGGCGGTCAACGCGAACGACTACCCGCTGATGATGGGCTGTTTCCTCGTCATCACGGTGACGCTGGTCGTCGGGGTGTACATCGCCGACCTGACGTACGGTCTCATCGACCCACGCATCAGCACGGGGGACGCCGATGGCTACTGA
- a CDS encoding ABC transporter permease, which yields MATETDSQSSEEIDWRSESSSVEMSRGDRLREFYRSWVYEPAVIAWSDWRTRIGLFILGVYLLMAVVEVAGLWRNPSPNQAQAWLQPFENWAYPLGTTRSGVDLLALIIESTPFILLMVLAGGVWATFLAVVVGTVSGYKGGRVDNVIMSISDFFMAIPGLPLVIILAIALSPENPILLGVVLTINYWAGLGRSIRAQVLSIREASYVEAARTMGTSTPRIIVKDVLPNIMPYVMVNFVFAARYTVFASVGLYLIGVLPYTGQNWGVTLSNAYYQGALFSTSALHWLLVPIIAIVGLAFGLILVSQGMDRLFNPRVRTRLRGESESVEEEESSSTNTGMF from the coding sequence ATGGCTACTGAGACCGACTCCCAGTCCTCCGAGGAGATCGACTGGCGCTCGGAGTCGTCGTCGGTCGAGATGAGCCGCGGCGACCGGCTCCGGGAGTTCTACCGGAGCTGGGTCTACGAACCGGCCGTCATCGCGTGGTCCGACTGGCGGACGCGCATCGGCCTGTTCATCCTGGGCGTCTACCTCCTCATGGCCGTCGTGGAGGTCGCCGGACTCTGGCGGAATCCGAGTCCCAACCAGGCCCAGGCGTGGCTCCAGCCGTTCGAGAACTGGGCGTACCCGCTCGGGACGACCCGGTCGGGCGTGGACCTGCTGGCGCTCATCATCGAGTCCACGCCGTTCATCCTGTTGATGGTCCTCGCGGGCGGCGTCTGGGCGACGTTCCTCGCGGTCGTCGTCGGGACCGTCTCGGGGTACAAGGGCGGACGGGTCGACAACGTCATCATGTCCATCTCGGACTTCTTCATGGCGATCCCCGGCCTCCCGCTCGTCATCATCCTGGCCATCGCGCTGAGTCCGGAGAACCCTATCCTGCTCGGGGTCGTCCTGACCATCAACTACTGGGCGGGGCTGGGCCGTTCGATACGGGCACAGGTCCTCTCGATCCGGGAGGCGAGCTACGTCGAGGCGGCCCGGACGATGGGGACGAGCACGCCGCGCATCATCGTCAAGGACGTGCTCCCGAACATCATGCCGTACGTGATGGTGAACTTCGTGTTCGCGGCACGCTACACGGTGTTCGCGTCCGTCGGGCTCTACCTCATCGGTGTGCTGCCCTACACCGGACAGAACTGGGGCGTGACGCTGAGCAACGCGTACTACCAGGGTGCGCTGTTCAGCACGTCGGCGCTCCACTGGCTGCTGGTCCCGATAATCGCCATCGTCGGGCTGGCCTTCGGGCTCATCCTGGTGAGCCAGGGGATGGACCGGCTGTTCAACCCGAGAGTCCGGACCCGGCTCCGCGGCGAGTCCGAGTCCGTCGAGGAAGAAGAGAGCAGTTCGACGAACACGGGGATGTTCTAG
- a CDS encoding ABC transporter ATP-binding protein, with the protein MSSNSSLGGQTESRGVSDPILEISDTNVTYSGGETHVLEDVNVDIERREVLGIVGESGSGKSMFASALLDAVPDPGRLTGSIRYNREDGSSVDVLELSDEELRKFRWEEVSMVFQGAMSSFNPTMKVETHFTETLKTHDKNVSEGMEFARELLRDLYLEPERVLDSYPHELSGGMQQRALIALSMVLNPEVLVMDEPTAALDLLMQRSILRLLDTLQSEYDLTIIFITHDLPLVASLADRMAIIYAFQFAEIGPRDEIIGNSAHPYTRKLLNATPNLDAPLEEMKPIEGEGPAPVNLPSGCRFHPRCPLATEKCIVDDPPLAAVDDSTHRSACHYKEEAREEIPLNFGETATEVERVERTGEQRTQQNGGVRTTAPGEQPLLALDDVEVHFEKEQGLLDRFGGDPDVVRAVDGVSLDIEEQDLVCLLGESGCGKTTLGKTMIGLQKPTGGTIEYQGQDIWEAGRNTEITKEEIRSALQIIHQDPGSALNPNRRIVNILSEPLRHTHPNIGVNERRSRIHSLLERVGMTPADDFMSRYPHQLSGGEKQRVVLARALLMNPNAILADEAISAVDVSLRIEIMDLMLELQEEFDTSFLFISHDLSNARYFAEHGDGRIAVMYLGEIVEIGTAERLIHDPRHPYTEVLRWATPNLDLEAMEADDPPIREVDVPDPVNPPSGCRFHTRCPVAREACREEHPELQAVDGGDGSAACFREDPNHEYWDSEPLPGAVEERDGLAEN; encoded by the coding sequence ATGTCATCAAACAGTTCACTCGGCGGTCAGACCGAATCGAGGGGGGTCAGCGACCCCATCCTGGAGATTAGCGACACGAACGTGACCTACAGCGGGGGTGAGACGCACGTCCTCGAGGACGTCAACGTCGACATCGAGCGCCGCGAGGTGCTCGGCATCGTCGGCGAGAGCGGCAGCGGGAAGTCGATGTTCGCCTCGGCGCTGCTGGACGCAGTTCCCGACCCCGGCAGACTCACGGGGAGCATCCGCTACAACCGCGAGGACGGGTCGTCGGTCGACGTCCTGGAGTTGAGCGACGAGGAGCTCCGCAAGTTCCGCTGGGAGGAGGTGTCGATGGTGTTCCAGGGGGCGATGAGCTCGTTCAACCCGACGATGAAGGTCGAGACGCACTTCACGGAGACGCTGAAGACCCACGACAAGAACGTCTCCGAGGGCATGGAGTTCGCCCGCGAACTCCTCCGCGACCTCTATCTCGAACCCGAGCGGGTGCTCGACTCCTACCCCCACGAGCTCTCGGGTGGGATGCAGCAGCGCGCGCTCATCGCACTGAGCATGGTGCTGAACCCGGAGGTGCTGGTGATGGACGAGCCGACGGCCGCGCTCGACCTGCTGATGCAGCGCTCCATCCTCCGACTGCTCGACACCCTGCAGTCGGAGTACGACCTGACCATCATCTTCATCACCCACGACCTACCGCTGGTGGCGTCGCTGGCCGACCGCATGGCCATCATCTACGCGTTCCAGTTCGCCGAGATCGGTCCGCGCGACGAGATAATCGGGAACTCCGCGCACCCGTACACGCGGAAGCTGCTGAACGCGACGCCGAACCTCGACGCGCCGCTGGAGGAGATGAAACCCATCGAGGGCGAGGGACCGGCCCCGGTGAACCTCCCGTCGGGCTGTCGGTTCCACCCGCGCTGTCCGCTCGCGACGGAGAAGTGCATCGTCGACGACCCGCCGCTCGCGGCCGTCGACGACAGCACGCACCGCAGCGCGTGTCACTACAAGGAGGAGGCCCGCGAGGAGATACCGCTCAACTTCGGCGAGACGGCAACCGAGGTCGAGCGGGTCGAGCGGACCGGCGAGCAGCGGACCCAGCAGAACGGTGGGGTCCGGACCACTGCCCCCGGTGAACAGCCGCTCCTCGCGCTCGACGACGTCGAGGTCCACTTCGAGAAGGAACAGGGACTGCTCGATCGGTTCGGCGGCGACCCCGACGTGGTCCGGGCCGTCGACGGCGTCTCGCTCGACATCGAGGAGCAGGACCTCGTCTGCCTCCTCGGCGAGTCGGGCTGTGGCAAGACGACGCTCGGCAAGACGATGATCGGACTCCAGAAGCCGACCGGCGGCACCATCGAGTACCAGGGACAGGACATCTGGGAGGCCGGTCGGAACACCGAGATAACGAAGGAGGAGATCCGCTCGGCGCTCCAGATCATCCACCAGGACCCGGGGAGCGCGCTCAACCCCAACCGGCGTATCGTCAACATCCTCTCCGAGCCGCTGCGCCACACCCACCCGAACATCGGCGTCAACGAGCGGCGGAGCCGTATCCACTCGCTGCTCGAACGCGTCGGGATGACGCCGGCGGACGACTTCATGAGCCGGTACCCACACCAGCTCTCGGGCGGCGAGAAACAGCGCGTCGTCCTCGCACGAGCGCTGTTGATGAACCCCAACGCCATCCTCGCCGACGAGGCCATCAGCGCGGTGGACGTCTCGCTGCGCATCGAGATCATGGACCTGATGCTGGAGCTACAGGAGGAGTTCGACACCTCGTTCCTGTTCATCAGCCACGACCTCTCGAACGCGCGGTACTTCGCCGAACACGGTGACGGTCGCATCGCCGTGATGTACCTCGGAGAGATCGTCGAGATCGGGACGGCAGAGCGTCTCATCCACGACCCGCGCCACCCCTACACCGAGGTGCTCCGCTGGGCGACGCCGAACCTCGACCTCGAAGCGATGGAGGCCGACGACCCGCCCATCCGGGAGGTCGACGTGCCGGACCCGGTCAACCCGCCCTCCGGCTGCCGGTTCCACACTCGCTGTCCGGTCGCCCGCGAGGCCTGCCGGGAGGAACACCCCGAGTTGCAGGCGGTCGACGGTGGCGACGGGAGCGCCGCCTGCTTCCGCGAGGACCCGAACCACGAGTACTGGGACAGCGAACCGCTCCCCGGGGCGGTCGAGGAGCGGGACGGACTCGCGGAGAACTGA
- a CDS encoding universal stress protein, with protein MDRALVVVDDSEQSHRLLRAAGDIAAGVGANLYLFSSLDPDEFDETRAALDAIGKVEDTSYGKTDAMGAVHSRLERTVAEVFDDPPFDYETIGVVTEEGDRASKILAAADEHDCDHVFVAGKRRSPTGKVLFGDTVQKVLLNFDGEVTVRLG; from the coding sequence ATGGACCGTGCCCTCGTCGTCGTCGACGATAGCGAACAGAGCCACCGACTGCTCCGGGCGGCGGGTGACATCGCCGCCGGCGTCGGTGCGAACCTCTACCTGTTCTCCAGTCTCGACCCCGACGAGTTCGACGAGACGAGGGCCGCGCTCGACGCCATCGGGAAGGTCGAGGACACCTCCTACGGCAAGACCGACGCGATGGGGGCGGTTCACTCCCGCCTCGAACGGACCGTCGCGGAGGTGTTCGACGACCCACCGTTCGACTACGAGACCATCGGCGTCGTGACGGAGGAAGGCGACCGGGCGTCGAAGATACTCGCGGCCGCGGACGAACACGACTGCGATCACGTCTTCGTCGCCGGGAAGCGACGGTCGCCGACCGGGAAGGTGCTGTTCGGGGACACCGTTCAGAAGGTGCTGTTGAACTTCGACGGGGAGGTGACGGTTCGCCTCGGATGA
- a CDS encoding glycoside hydrolase family 3 N-terminal domain-containing protein, which yields MTHEDGSVPEASASTIDDLLQEMTLEEKAGQLVGSFVGKLGEAERSPEDVEREIVDSGVGAVSPFGIGISTRDDPELAVETANRLQRVAVEETRLGIPLLVPVDAVHGHAYINGATVFPHSIGMAATRDPDLVERAGTATSRELTATGATLNYGPTCDVARDQRWGRVFETYGESAYLCGELAAAEIRGLHAPDDPMGVTAKHFPAYGQPARGEDASAVDVSESSLRRDFLPPFERVLDAADVVMPCYNSIDGEPGHSSERFLTDLLRGEFGFDGVVTSDWGGVDHLYQYHRTADSRSTAARQAFEAGLDLVSVGGPDYAETLCELVRNEELSERRLTESARAVLELKASLGLFEDPYVDPERVGEDVGCAAHRDLSLDAARDSMTLLENDGTLPFDESVDDVLVTGPNADDLHHQFGGWSVMDESNLEGVTVREGIEAVVGEERVTYEQGASITERLDVEAAADAASDADAAVVVLGEDWYLHEFGPREVSQPTGEFPTRTQLELPPAQRDLLEAVTETGTPTALVVIAGRPLSIPWAAEHVPGVLFAYYPGMDGGTAVAETLFGRNDPSGRLPISVPRSTGHLPTRFDHLRHPTPIGDAEHPPSYDPLYAFGHGLTYTDFEVRDLRLSSATVGTAGTVTASVTVENLGERSSARAVDLFVEDVVSSRVTPVREHVGCAKARLDPGEETTLSMDVAVEDLAVHGRDYERVEPGAFVFECADERVELTVESRSSM from the coding sequence ATGACACACGAGGACGGGTCGGTCCCCGAGGCGTCGGCCTCGACCATCGACGACCTGCTACAGGAGATGACGCTCGAAGAGAAGGCGGGACAGCTCGTCGGGAGTTTCGTCGGGAAACTCGGCGAGGCCGAACGCTCGCCCGAAGACGTCGAGCGAGAGATCGTCGACTCCGGCGTCGGTGCCGTCTCACCGTTCGGTATCGGCATCTCGACGCGCGACGACCCCGAACTGGCGGTGGAGACGGCGAACCGACTCCAGCGGGTCGCCGTCGAGGAGACCAGGCTCGGCATCCCGCTGCTCGTCCCCGTCGACGCCGTCCACGGCCACGCGTACATCAACGGCGCCACGGTGTTCCCCCACAGCATCGGCATGGCGGCGACGCGTGACCCTGACCTCGTCGAACGCGCCGGAACGGCCACGTCGCGGGAACTGACGGCGACGGGCGCGACGCTGAACTACGGGCCGACCTGCGACGTCGCCCGCGACCAGCGCTGGGGGCGCGTCTTCGAGACGTACGGCGAGAGCGCGTACCTCTGTGGCGAACTCGCGGCGGCCGAGATTCGAGGGCTCCACGCACCGGACGACCCGATGGGGGTCACGGCGAAGCACTTCCCGGCGTACGGCCAGCCAGCGCGCGGCGAGGACGCCTCGGCCGTCGACGTCTCGGAGTCGTCGCTCCGGCGGGACTTCCTCCCGCCGTTCGAGCGCGTCCTCGACGCCGCGGACGTGGTGATGCCCTGTTACAACTCCATCGACGGCGAACCGGGGCACTCCTCCGAGCGCTTCCTGACGGACCTGCTGCGCGGCGAGTTCGGCTTCGACGGCGTCGTCACGTCCGACTGGGGCGGTGTCGACCACCTCTACCAGTACCACCGCACGGCCGACTCGCGGTCGACCGCCGCACGGCAGGCGTTCGAAGCGGGCCTCGACCTGGTCTCCGTCGGCGGTCCCGACTACGCCGAGACGCTCTGCGAACTCGTCAGGAACGAGGAGCTCTCCGAGCGCCGGCTCACCGAGAGCGCCCGGGCGGTCCTCGAACTGAAGGCCTCGCTCGGCCTGTTCGAGGACCCGTACGTCGACCCGGAGCGCGTCGGCGAGGACGTCGGCTGCGCGGCCCACCGCGACCTGTCGCTGGACGCCGCCCGCGACTCGATGACGCTGCTGGAGAACGACGGCACGCTCCCGTTCGACGAGTCGGTCGACGACGTGCTCGTCACCGGACCGAACGCCGACGACCTGCACCACCAGTTCGGCGGGTGGAGCGTGATGGACGAGTCGAACCTGGAGGGCGTGACGGTCCGAGAGGGCATCGAGGCCGTCGTCGGCGAGGAACGCGTGACCTACGAACAGGGCGCGAGCATCACCGAACGACTCGACGTGGAGGCGGCGGCCGACGCCGCCAGCGACGCCGACGCCGCCGTCGTCGTCCTCGGCGAGGACTGGTACCTCCACGAGTTCGGCCCCCGCGAGGTGAGCCAGCCGACCGGCGAGTTCCCGACCCGGACGCAACTGGAACTGCCTCCTGCCCAGCGCGACCTGCTGGAGGCGGTGACGGAGACGGGGACGCCGACGGCGCTCGTGGTGATAGCGGGCCGTCCGCTGTCGATTCCGTGGGCAGCAGAGCACGTCCCCGGAGTCCTGTTCGCGTACTATCCCGGCATGGACGGCGGGACGGCCGTCGCGGAGACGCTGTTCGGCCGGAACGACCCGAGCGGCCGGTTACCCATCTCGGTCCCCCGCTCGACCGGTCACCTGCCGACGCGGTTCGACCACCTGCGCCACCCGACGCCCATCGGCGACGCCGAGCACCCGCCCTCGTACGACCCGCTGTACGCGTTCGGCCACGGCCTGACCTACACCGACTTCGAGGTGCGTGACCTGCGCCTGTCGTCGGCGACGGTCGGCACGGCCGGGACGGTCACCGCGTCGGTGACCGTCGAGAACCTCGGCGAGCGCTCGAGCGCACGCGCGGTCGACCTGTTCGTCGAGGACGTCGTCAGTTCGCGGGTGACGCCCGTCCGCGAGCACGTCGGCTGTGCGAAGGCACGGCTCGACCCCGGCGAGGAGACGACGCTCTCGATGGACGTCGCGGTCGAGGACCTCGCGGTCCACGGGCGGGACTACGAGCGGGTCGAACCGGGGGCGTTCGTCTTCGAGTGCGCCGACGAGCGGGTGGAGCTGACCGTGGAATCGCGCTCGTCGATGTAG
- the gfo6 gene encoding D-xylose 1-dehydrogenase Gfo6 → MMFEQGVDGFDRRDWQRSEDGTVRFALVGLGWWTREEAMPAIESSTFCETTVVVSGSHEKADRVAADTDTVTDALTYDEFLDGEARDAYDAVYVVTPNALHLPYVEAAAEYGKAVLCEKPIEASVERAERVVAAAESGDVPLMVAYRMQTDPAVRRARELVRDGEIGDPVQVHGHMSQRLMEVIPDPDQWRLDPDLTGYGATVMDLGIYPLNTARFVLDADPVSVGAQFTAEHEAFADVPDEHASFEATFDDGTEVSCTASQNAQRASSFRVVGTEGEILLEPVFYPDQTRFMTVRSGEQRVEVQVPPVNQMTEEFDYFADCLLSGASPHPDGEHGLADLRAIAAVYEAADTGERVVVGSNRN, encoded by the coding sequence ATGATGTTCGAGCAAGGGGTCGACGGGTTCGACCGGCGGGACTGGCAGCGCTCGGAGGACGGGACCGTCCGCTTCGCACTGGTCGGCCTCGGCTGGTGGACGCGAGAGGAGGCCATGCCCGCCATCGAGTCGTCGACGTTCTGCGAGACGACCGTCGTCGTCAGCGGGTCACACGAGAAGGCAGACCGCGTCGCCGCGGACACCGACACCGTCACCGACGCGCTCACCTACGACGAGTTCCTCGACGGCGAGGCCAGAGACGCCTACGACGCCGTCTACGTCGTCACGCCGAACGCCCTCCACCTGCCGTACGTCGAGGCCGCCGCGGAGTACGGGAAGGCCGTGCTCTGCGAGAAACCCATCGAGGCGAGCGTCGAGCGCGCCGAACGGGTCGTCGCGGCGGCCGAGTCGGGAGACGTCCCGCTGATGGTCGCCTACCGGATGCAGACCGACCCGGCGGTCCGGCGGGCGCGGGAACTCGTCCGCGACGGCGAAATCGGCGACCCGGTGCAGGTCCACGGCCACATGTCCCAGCGACTCATGGAGGTCATCCCGGACCCCGACCAGTGGCGGCTGGACCCCGACCTCACCGGCTACGGCGCGACCGTGATGGACCTCGGCATCTACCCGCTCAACACCGCGCGGTTCGTCCTCGACGCCGACCCGGTGTCGGTCGGCGCGCAGTTCACCGCCGAACACGAGGCGTTCGCCGACGTCCCCGACGAACACGCCAGTTTCGAGGCCACCTTCGACGACGGGACGGAAGTGAGCTGTACCGCGAGTCAGAACGCCCAGCGCGCCAGCAGCTTCCGCGTCGTCGGCACCGAGGGCGAAATCCTGCTCGAGCCCGTCTTCTACCCCGACCAGACGAGGTTCATGACCGTCCGCAGTGGCGAACAGCGCGTCGAGGTACAGGTGCCGCCGGTGAATCAGATGACCGAGGAGTTCGACTACTTCGCGGACTGCCTGCTCTCCGGGGCGTCACCCCACCCGGACGGCGAACACGGACTGGCCGACCTGCGAGCCATCGCCGCCGTCTACGAGGCGGCCGACACCGGCGAGCGCGTCGTGGTCGGGTCGAACCGGAACTGA